Proteins encoded within one genomic window of Nitrososphaerota archaeon:
- a CDS encoding glutamine synthetase family protein yields the protein MRQRIELHFTTLSHGLKSIEVNSGRYEEILKYGKIIDGSSLGMAPIEKSDLILKPINETLVTLPWNNNISRVLCDIYSPIGKLEEYGKEIECKYSPRYILKNNLKKLYELGYFLNASAEMEFFIMKNGKPIDEAGYLSPSPIDKSLKIREEIYNALSFFQIGVEYLHHEVSKGQSEICLNYDNALNMADKIQTFKYIAKNIVENNGYEITFMPKPFKDMNGSGMHVHLSLSNLNGKNAFYDKNNTLSKIAKNFIGGILEHAKSLAALAAPTVNSYKRLVPGYEAPINICWGPINRSALIRIPYFFNEKSSRIELRMPDPCCNPYLIFAGIIAAGIDGIEKEKDPGEPTYENVYKKTGMYETLPKNLNEALNELIKDDVLKKALDSEVLNKYIEIKKKEWNEYIETYGEWNPYEITEWEKKKYFNLI from the coding sequence ATGAGACAGAGAATCGAACTTCATTTTACAACTTTATCTCATGGATTAAAATCCATCGAAGTAAATTCAGGAAGATATGAGGAAATTTTAAAGTATGGGAAAATAATAGATGGTTCATCATTAGGAATGGCTCCAATAGAAAAAAGCGATTTGATATTAAAACCTATAAATGAAACATTAGTAACACTTCCATGGAATAATAATATAAGCAGAGTTTTATGCGATATATATTCTCCAATAGGAAAATTAGAAGAATATGGAAAAGAAATAGAATGTAAATATAGCCCTAGATACATTTTGAAAAATAATTTGAAAAAATTATACGAATTGGGTTATTTCCTAAATGCTAGTGCTGAAATGGAATTTTTTATAATGAAAAATGGAAAACCAATAGATGAAGCTGGATATTTATCTCCTTCTCCAATAGATAAATCATTAAAGATAAGAGAAGAAATATATAATGCACTTTCATTTTTCCAAATAGGAGTTGAATATCTTCATCATGAAGTTTCAAAAGGACAATCTGAAATATGTTTAAATTATGATAATGCACTTAATATGGCTGATAAAATTCAAACATTTAAATACATTGCAAAGAATATTGTTGAAAATAATGGTTATGAAATAACATTTATGCCAAAACCTTTTAAGGATATGAATGGAAGTGGCATGCATGTACATTTAAGTCTTTCAAATTTAAATGGGAAAAATGCTTTTTATGATAAAAATAATACGTTATCAAAAATTGCTAAGAATTTTATTGGAGGAATATTAGAACATGCAAAATCTTTAGCCGCATTAGCTGCTCCTACAGTAAATTCTTATAAGAGATTAGTACCAGGATATGAAGCCCCAATAAATATTTGTTGGGGACCAATTAATAGGAGTGCATTGATTAGAATACCATATTTCTTTAATGAGAAAAGTTCTAGAATAGAACTTAGAATGCCAGATCCATGCTGTAATCCATATTTAATTTTTGCAGGAATAATTGCTGCTGGAATAGATGGAATAGAAAAAGAAAAAGATCCAGGAGAACCAACTTATGAAAATGTTTATAAGAAAACTGGAATGTATGAAACTTTACCTAAAAATCTTAATGAAGCATTGAATGAATTAATTAAAGATGATGTTTTAAAGAAAGCACTTGATAGTGAAGTATTAAATAAATATATTGAAATTAAGAAGAAAGAATGGAATGAATATATAGAAACATATGGCGAATGGAATCCTTATGAAATTACTGAATGGGAAAAGAAAAAATATTTTAATTTAATATAA
- a CDS encoding 2,3-bisphosphoglycerate-independent phosphoglycerate mutase: MKTILLICDGMADRSCKLLRGATPLEVARAKSFDIIAEKGECGIMDPIAPGVIPGSDTSHLAIFGYNPYEYYSGRGAYEALGAGITLKKGDVAFRCNFATANDDDIIIDRRAGRISGEDAKELAKALNEIDLSSFTDAKVEFHHTVEHRGVLVLRGKNLSPYVSDIDIHKTGVRIPDAKPLKNTEEAKRTAEILNEYISRARVVLEDHEINVKRKSEGLLPANVILPRGAGILPKVKSFKEKYGLKAVAIAGGTLYKGIAKALGFDIIEVEGATGTVNTNLDGKMEATIKALDNYDFIFLHIKGCDSASHDKNIKLKISMIRRIGTAFEYVLKNIDIDQTYIIITSDHTTPVEIGEHRGDPVPIAIYGPDVRTDSVKYFDEKSCARGGLNRIRGLDIMPIITNYMGVSKIFGE; this comes from the coding sequence ATGAAAACAATATTACTTATTTGTGATGGCATGGCTGATAGAAGTTGTAAATTACTTAGAGGAGCTACGCCTTTAGAAGTTGCAAGAGCTAAAAGCTTTGACATAATTGCAGAAAAAGGGGAATGCGGAATAATGGATCCAATAGCACCTGGGGTAATTCCTGGAAGTGATACATCCCATTTAGCAATTTTTGGATATAACCCATATGAATATTATTCTGGTAGAGGAGCGTATGAAGCATTAGGTGCTGGAATTACATTAAAAAAGGGGGATGTAGCTTTTAGATGTAATTTTGCAACAGCAAATGATGATGATATTATAATAGATAGAAGAGCTGGAAGGATAAGTGGGGAAGATGCAAAAGAACTTGCAAAAGCATTAAATGAAATAGATTTGAGTAGTTTTACAGACGCTAAAGTGGAATTTCATCATACAGTTGAACATAGAGGAGTATTAGTTTTAAGAGGAAAAAATTTATCACCATATGTTTCTGATATAGATATTCATAAAACTGGTGTTAGAATTCCAGATGCGAAACCACTTAAAAATACTGAAGAAGCAAAAAGAACTGCTGAAATATTAAATGAATATATATCCAGAGCTAGAGTAGTATTAGAAGATCATGAAATAAATGTTAAACGTAAAAGTGAAGGGTTATTACCTGCGAATGTTATACTTCCTAGAGGAGCTGGAATCTTACCTAAAGTAAAATCTTTTAAAGAAAAATATGGATTAAAAGCAGTTGCAATAGCAGGAGGAACACTTTATAAAGGAATAGCTAAAGCATTAGGGTTTGATATTATAGAAGTAGAAGGTGCAACTGGAACAGTAAATACAAATCTTGATGGAAAAATGGAAGCAACAATAAAAGCTTTAGATAATTATGATTTTATATTTTTACATATTAAAGGATGCGATTCAGCTAGCCATGATAAAAATATTAAATTAAAAATATCTATGATTAGAAGAATAGGGACAGCTTTTGAATATGTATTAAAAAATATTGATATTGATCAAACGTATATAATTATAACAAGCGATCATACAACTCCAGTAGAAATTGGAGAACATAGAGGAGATCCTGTTCCAATTGCTATTTATGGTCCTGATGTTAGAACAGATAGTGTTAAATATTTTGATGAAAAATCATGTGCAAGAGGAGGTTTAAATAGAATACGTGGTTTAGATATTATGCCAATAATAACAAATTACATGGGCGTGTCAAAAATTTTTGGAGAATGA
- the rqcH gene encoding ribosome rescue protein RqcH, which produces MLYSENILNLSSLDILVLLKEIKSKIIGFNIKNVYHLNDIVLLKISSKEYKFELFLIPGNCIFYTEEEVKKPATPSNLAKRLRKFINNGIINSIEQVNFERIIKFTINNRGKKYFLYLELFPRGNLILVDENEEIQCAFYYKKMRDRNILIGSKYSPPPLKQSITYTPSLEEMEKILSSKDKVVSILAKYFGGKYSEEILYRANVDKNKIALNISNEELLKIIEKINEILNELNNPNPQLIIKNGEAIPIPIKFNIFQNKNYSLKFFKSFNDAIKEAWKYEIEMKQKYTFEKEISEKKALIEKEIKDKEKAIETLSEKALKNRFLAKKLFIILNEIENARKEAETLLLKNENEENIIEKCFKKFSNEEIKISKIKKDTKEIVFSTPYGDISLSIKEPISKQLNKLFEEAKEYEKEKNELLKRINELKIEIEKLISKTLTREEKIEMKPAIKESWLNKFRWSYTSNGKLIISGKDIGTNNLLYKKYMENSDLVFHADIKGAPLTILKSGKECTNEEIIEAAQFSASWSKAWKENIHSMSVYYVFPNQVSKSPPSGEYLPKGAFYISGKKNYIQVELALSIGLIKSDNSLEIIHGPEGSISKKTNTYVTIIPGKTSAEKLSKEIFSILLLKSGLKISDREKGILIQNIKKYIPYGMADIKR; this is translated from the coding sequence TTGCTTTATAGTGAAAATATATTGAATTTATCTTCATTAGATATACTTGTTTTATTAAAGGAAATAAAATCAAAAATTATAGGGTTTAATATAAAAAATGTTTATCATTTAAATGATATAGTTTTACTAAAGATTTCTTCTAAAGAATATAAATTTGAATTATTTTTAATACCAGGAAATTGTATTTTTTATACAGAAGAAGAAGTTAAAAAACCTGCTACTCCAAGTAATTTGGCTAAAAGACTTAGGAAATTTATTAATAATGGAATAATAAATTCAATAGAACAAGTTAACTTTGAAAGAATAATTAAATTTACTATTAATAATAGGGGTAAAAAGTATTTTCTATATTTAGAACTTTTCCCAAGAGGGAATTTAATACTTGTAGATGAAAATGAAGAAATTCAATGTGCTTTTTATTATAAAAAAATGCGAGATAGAAATATATTAATAGGCTCGAAATATTCTCCTCCTCCATTAAAACAATCTATTACGTATACTCCAAGCTTAGAAGAAATGGAAAAAATATTATCTAGTAAAGATAAAGTTGTTTCTATTTTAGCAAAATATTTTGGTGGAAAATATTCTGAAGAAATTCTTTATAGAGCTAATGTAGATAAAAATAAAATTGCTTTAAATATCTCAAATGAAGAATTATTAAAAATAATTGAAAAAATAAATGAAATTTTAAATGAATTAAATAATCCAAATCCACAATTAATAATTAAAAATGGAGAAGCAATTCCTATCCCTATAAAATTTAATATTTTTCAAAATAAAAATTATTCTTTAAAATTTTTTAAATCATTCAATGATGCTATAAAAGAAGCTTGGAAATATGAAATAGAAATGAAACAAAAATATACTTTTGAAAAGGAAATAAGTGAAAAGAAGGCTCTTATTGAAAAAGAAATAAAAGATAAGGAAAAAGCAATAGAAACACTTTCAGAAAAAGCTTTAAAAAATAGATTTTTAGCAAAAAAATTATTCATTATTCTTAATGAAATTGAAAATGCTAGAAAAGAAGCCGAAACACTATTATTAAAAAATGAAAATGAAGAAAATATTATTGAAAAATGTTTTAAAAAATTTTCAAATGAAGAAATAAAAATATCTAAAATTAAAAAAGATACTAAAGAGATAGTTTTTTCAACTCCTTATGGCGATATTTCATTAAGTATTAAAGAGCCTATTTCAAAACAATTGAATAAATTATTTGAAGAAGCAAAAGAATATGAAAAAGAAAAAAATGAATTATTAAAAAGAATAAATGAATTAAAAATAGAAATTGAAAAATTAATTTCTAAAACTTTAACTCGAGAAGAAAAAATAGAAATGAAGCCTGCCATTAAAGAAAGTTGGCTTAATAAATTTAGATGGAGTTATACTAGTAATGGCAAATTAATTATAAGTGGAAAAGATATTGGAACAAACAATCTTTTATATAAAAAATACATGGAAAATAGTGATCTTGTTTTTCATGCAGATATTAAAGGTGCACCTTTAACAATTCTTAAATCTGGAAAAGAATGCACTAATGAAGAGATAATTGAAGCAGCTCAATTTTCAGCTTCTTGGAGTAAAGCATGGAAAGAAAATATACATTCTATGAGCGTTTATTATGTTTTTCCAAATCAAGTTTCCAAATCTCCTCCTTCTGGAGAATATCTTCCTAAAGGTGCTTTTTACATAAGTGGCAAGAAAAATTATATTCAAGTAGAATTAGCATTATCCATAGGTTTAATAAAAAGTGATAATTCTTTAGAAATAATTCATGGTCCAGAAGGAAGCATATCAAAGAAAACTAATACCTATGTAACGATTATTCCTGGAAAAACTTCAGCTGAGAAACTTTCTAAAGAAATATTTTCAATACTTTTATTAAAATCAGGTTTAAAGATTTCAGATAGAGAAAAAGGAATACTTATTCAAAATATTAAAAAATATATACCTTATGGTATGGCTGATATAAAGAGATAA
- the pstB gene encoding phosphate ABC transporter ATP-binding protein PstB has product MVTKFEIEDLNAWFGSKQVLKNISMKIKDKAVTAIIGPSGCGKTTFIRCLNRMHEIVPGAKVSGKVLFNGINLYDDGIDPVLIRRKIGMVFQKPNPFPMMSIYDNVIAGLKLNGFRDRKTFDIIVKRSLELANLWEEVKDDLNKSGASLSGGQQQRLCIARALAIEPEVLLMDEPCSALDPIATAKIEDLIRKLAENYTIIIVTHNMQQALRVSDFTAFLYLGELIEYGHTKQIFENPKNELTRRYVTGKFG; this is encoded by the coding sequence ATGGTAACCAAGTTTGAAATTGAAGATTTAAATGCGTGGTTTGGCTCAAAACAAGTTCTAAAAAACATTAGCATGAAAATTAAAGATAAAGCTGTAACTGCTATCATAGGTCCTTCTGGATGTGGAAAAACAACCTTCATCCGTTGTCTAAATAGAATGCATGAAATAGTTCCAGGTGCAAAAGTTTCTGGAAAGGTATTATTTAATGGAATAAACCTCTATGATGATGGTATTGACCCAGTTTTGATAAGAAGAAAAATTGGTATGGTATTTCAAAAGCCAAACCCTTTTCCTATGATGTCTATATATGATAATGTAATCGCAGGCCTAAAATTGAATGGTTTTAGGGATAGGAAAACTTTTGATATTATCGTTAAAAGAAGTTTGGAACTTGCAAATCTTTGGGAAGAAGTTAAAGATGACTTAAATAAGTCTGGAGCTAGCCTTTCAGGTGGTCAACAACAAAGACTTTGCATAGCACGTGCTCTAGCTATTGAGCCAGAAGTATTGTTAATGGACGAGCCTTGTTCAGCTCTTGACCCAATAGCCACGGCAAAAATAGAGGATCTTATTAGAAAATTGGCTGAAAATTACACGATCATAATTGTAACCCATAACATGCAACAAGCATTAAGAGTTTCAGATTTTACAGCATTCCTTTATCTTGGTGAACTTATAGAATATGGCCATACAAAGCAGATTTTTGAAAATCCAAAAAACGAGTTAACAAGGAGGTATGTAACAGGAAAATTTGGTTAA
- the pstA gene encoding phosphate ABC transporter permease PstA produces the protein MNYYNLRIIKDRIMQILVYLALLIALIPLFSVLYEIIQRGISVINIDFFIKPIPTVGEAEGGIANAIQGTIITIGLASLIGVPIGLISGIFLSEYSDLKISLAVRFLNDVLSGIPSIVVGIFVYALIVRSIGFSVIASAFALSIIMIPIVTRTSEEALKLVPMSIREAAIALGIPRWKTLVIIVFSSAKKAIITGILLSLARIAGESAPVLVTMGYWRWWFAGLNRPVSNIALNIFVFATSPFENWIALAWGSALVLIIFILGINIAVRIFTRGRY, from the coding sequence ATGAATTATTATAATTTAAGAATTATTAAAGATCGTATTATGCAAATTTTAGTTTATCTAGCCCTTCTTATAGCATTAATACCCTTATTTAGTGTACTTTATGAAATAATTCAAAGGGGCATTTCTGTAATCAATATTGATTTTTTCATTAAACCAATACCTACCGTAGGGGAAGCTGAAGGAGGAATTGCAAATGCTATACAAGGCACGATTATTACTATTGGTTTAGCTTCCCTTATCGGCGTTCCAATAGGGTTAATATCAGGCATATTTCTTAGCGAATATAGTGATTTAAAAATATCCTTAGCTGTTAGATTCTTAAATGATGTTTTAAGTGGAATTCCGTCTATAGTTGTTGGAATTTTTGTTTATGCTTTAATTGTTCGTTCGATTGGATTTTCAGTTATTGCATCAGCATTTGCATTATCCATAATAATGATTCCCATTGTTACTAGAACGAGTGAAGAAGCATTAAAACTTGTACCTATGAGTATTCGAGAAGCAGCAATTGCTTTGGGTATTCCAAGGTGGAAAACTTTAGTCATTATCGTGTTTAGTAGCGCAAAGAAAGCAATAATTACTGGGATATTACTATCGCTTGCAAGAATTGCTGGCGAATCTGCACCTGTACTTGTCACTATGGGATATTGGAGATGGTGGTTTGCTGGTTTAAATAGACCAGTTTCCAATATTGCTTTAAATATTTTTGTATTCGCTACATCACCTTTTGAAAATTGGATAGCTCTTGCTTGGGGATCTGCACTTGTGCTTATAATATTCATTTTGGGAATAAATATAGCTGTAAGAATTTTCACTAGAGGGAGATATTAA
- the pstC gene encoding phosphate ABC transporter permease subunit PstC, whose translation MKAYQEPNNFFKYNIKTLLKFKKTFTGDDAFKIITSLFALIIFLIFVLIIYEIFKESQLSIQTFGIKFLTGTKWDPVSQVFGALPLILGTLITSIIALIISVPISLGVGLALSEYMPKSLGFLFSFLVELLAAVPSVIYGLWGIFVLIPFLRDSVYQFLQTTLGFIPIFSGPIYGGGTLTGGIILAIMVIPIISAIFRDLFLIVPISQKEAIIALGATKWETVKILISYTRSGVIGAIILGFGRAFGETMAITMVIGNKFQFLPSSLFDAWYTMAAIIANELLEATYDLYISALINVGLVLLLVSLLINILARLIVWRTLKLVKGIARE comes from the coding sequence ATGAAAGCCTACCAAGAACCTAATAATTTTTTTAAATATAATATTAAAACTCTTTTAAAATTTAAAAAAACTTTTACAGGAGACGATGCTTTTAAAATTATCACTTCTTTATTTGCTTTAATTATTTTTCTAATATTTGTTTTAATAATTTATGAGATATTTAAGGAGTCCCAACTCTCAATACAGACTTTTGGAATAAAATTTTTAACAGGAACTAAGTGGGACCCGGTATCGCAAGTTTTTGGAGCTTTACCTTTAATATTAGGCACTCTTATTACATCGATCATTGCTCTTATTATAAGCGTGCCTATAAGCCTTGGTGTAGGCTTGGCACTCTCAGAATACATGCCCAAAAGTCTTGGATTTTTATTTTCATTTCTAGTAGAACTTTTAGCTGCTGTTCCAAGCGTAATTTATGGGCTTTGGGGAATATTCGTATTAATCCCTTTCTTACGAGATAGCGTATACCAATTTTTGCAAACAACTCTTGGTTTTATCCCAATATTTTCTGGACCTATTTATGGTGGGGGTACCCTAACAGGTGGAATAATTCTTGCTATAATGGTTATTCCAATAATTTCTGCTATTTTTAGAGACCTATTCTTAATTGTACCTATTTCTCAAAAAGAGGCAATAATAGCCCTTGGTGCAACAAAATGGGAAACTGTTAAAATTTTAATAAGTTATACACGTTCAGGTGTTATAGGCGCCATAATTTTAGGTTTTGGACGTGCTTTTGGAGAAACTATGGCAATTACTATGGTTATTGGCAATAAATTTCAATTTTTACCATCTTCACTTTTTGATGCATGGTATACGATGGCAGCGATAATTGCTAATGAACTCCTTGAGGCAACTTATGATCTCTATATTAGTGCTTTAATTAACGTTGGACTTGTTTTGTTACTTGTAAGCTTATTGATCAATATTTTAGCTAGATTAATTGTTTGGCGAACACTTAAGCTAGTTAAAGGAATAGCGAGGGAATGA
- the pstS gene encoding phosphate ABC transporter substrate-binding protein PstS encodes MKIAYKITILIIIIAISVVSALAYLYVSTPQNITLNGAGATFPFPLIDKWAAEYHKIKSNIQVNYQGIGSGGGIRAHIEKTVHFAASDAPLTDEQILKAPNSLHIPITIGGVVVIYNIPGISKGIKFTGEILADIYLGKINKWNDPKLVSINPNINLPSDEIVVVHRSDGSGTTFIWTSYLSNVNQEWKEKVGRGTSVEWPAGIGGKGNDGVSALVQQTSYSIGYVEFTYAKKNNLAYGYIQNAVGEFIEPTLESFAKAASFVAITLPRGDEKWSTFSMVDNLVDNKQAIGAYPIVSFSYILLYKELNVLPNINEAIAKALVDFLWWAIHDGQNYAADLYYVPLPSDVIRHNEETIRMVTYNGQKLYKG; translated from the coding sequence ATGAAAATTGCATATAAAATTACCATCCTAATAATCATAATTGCTATATCTGTAGTAAGTGCTTTAGCTTATCTATACGTATCAACACCACAAAATATAACATTGAATGGAGCTGGGGCAACATTTCCTTTTCCATTAATAGATAAATGGGCGGCTGAATACCATAAGATTAAATCCAACATTCAAGTAAATTACCAAGGGATTGGAAGTGGAGGAGGAATTAGAGCGCATATTGAAAAGACTGTACATTTTGCGGCTAGCGATGCACCATTAACAGATGAACAAATTTTAAAGGCACCTAATAGTTTGCATATACCTATAACCATTGGAGGCGTAGTTGTTATATATAACATACCTGGAATATCTAAAGGAATTAAATTCACTGGCGAAATTCTAGCAGATATTTATCTTGGAAAAATTAATAAATGGAATGACCCAAAGCTTGTTTCGATCAACCCTAACATTAATCTACCATCTGATGAAATTGTAGTAGTACACAGGTCGGATGGAAGTGGAACAACTTTCATTTGGACTAGCTATTTATCCAATGTTAATCAAGAATGGAAGGAAAAAGTTGGGAGAGGAACATCGGTAGAATGGCCTGCTGGTATTGGAGGAAAAGGAAATGATGGAGTCTCAGCTCTTGTACAACAAACTTCTTATTCTATTGGTTATGTCGAATTCACCTATGCAAAGAAAAATAATCTTGCTTATGGATATATTCAAAATGCTGTAGGTGAATTCATTGAACCAACTTTAGAATCCTTTGCCAAAGCTGCATCTTTCGTAGCAATTACCTTACCGAGAGGGGATGAGAAATGGTCAACATTTTCAATGGTCGATAATTTAGTTGATAATAAACAAGCAATAGGAGCTTATCCAATAGTAAGTTTTTCATATATTCTATTATATAAAGAGTTGAATGTTCTACCCAATATAAATGAAGCTATAGCAAAGGCCTTAGTAGATTTCTTATGGTGGGCTATACATGATGGTCAAAATTATGCAGCTGACCTATACTATGTCCCTCTACCATCTGATGTAATAAGGCATAATGAGGAAACGATTAGAATGGTAACTTATAATGGACAGAAATTATATAAAGGGTAA